Proteins from a single region of Candidatus Omnitrophota bacterium:
- a CDS encoding sialidase family protein: MFWKNGIGWILIVAFLFSAGVAGADNESISRQAVFLSGQEGYFAFRIPAVIAAKQETLLAFCEGRKKSLNDSGDIDLTLKRSLDGGKSWGPMQVLVHREGYTCGNPSPVVDRDSGTIWLVFTTNRGDISESQIHRGTGSRDVWVMKSEDGGSIWSQPVEITQCVKRPEWRWYATGPCHGIQLKSGRFVIPCDFSLNENASSWGSHVIYSDDRGQTWKLGGAIDSGFVNECAALELADGSLYLNMRSYKNRHRRAVAVSKDEGMTWGEAKDDPALIEPVCQASVIRYSLKDGSDKNRILFSNPASEKREKMTIRLSCDDGQTWAFSKEIHAGPSAYSDLVVLPDGTIGCLYECGEKSPYETITFARFSLKWLTDGKDSLAK, from the coding sequence ATGTTTTGGAAAAATGGAATCGGGTGGATTCTTATCGTTGCATTTTTGTTTTCGGCTGGCGTTGCAGGGGCGGATAACGAATCGATCTCCCGGCAAGCGGTTTTTCTCTCCGGCCAAGAAGGCTATTTCGCGTTTCGCATCCCCGCCGTTATTGCGGCGAAGCAAGAAACGCTTTTGGCTTTTTGCGAAGGACGCAAAAAAAGTCTTAACGATTCCGGCGATATCGATTTGACGTTGAAGCGCAGCCTGGATGGAGGAAAAAGTTGGGGGCCGATGCAAGTCCTCGTCCACCGCGAGGGGTATACCTGCGGCAATCCCAGCCCGGTAGTGGATCGCGATTCCGGCACGATATGGCTGGTTTTCACAACCAATCGCGGCGACATCAGCGAAAGCCAAATCCATCGGGGAACGGGTTCGCGCGACGTTTGGGTCATGAAGAGCGAGGACGGCGGTTCAATCTGGAGCCAGCCCGTCGAGATAACCCAATGCGTAAAACGCCCGGAATGGCGCTGGTACGCCACCGGCCCCTGTCATGGCATTCAACTGAAGAGCGGGCGATTCGTAATCCCCTGCGATTTTTCTTTGAATGAAAACGCCTCTTCTTGGGGATCGCACGTCATATACAGCGACGACCGGGGCCAAACGTGGAAACTGGGAGGCGCCATCGATAGCGGCTTCGTCAACGAATGCGCGGCGCTCGAATTGGCCGATGGATCGCTCTATTTGAACATGCGCTCCTATAAGAATCGGCATCGCCGAGCCGTCGCCGTCAGCAAAGACGAAGGGATGACCTGGGGCGAGGCGAAAGACGATCCCGCCCTGATCGAACCAGTATGCCAAGCCTCCGTCATCCGTTATTCCTTGAAAGACGGTTCGGATAAAAACCGCATCCTCTTCTCCAATCCCGCCAGCGAGAAAAGAGAGAAGATGACTATCCGCCTCAGTTGCGACGATGGCCAAACCTGGGCGTTTTCCAAAGAAATTCACGCCGGACCCTCCGCCTATTCCGATCTCGTTGTCCTTCCTGATGGGACAATCGGCTGCCTTTACGAATGCGGAGA
- a CDS encoding Gfo/Idh/MocA family oxidoreductase — MPSENRRSFLKKSSAAALTAGSFINWNPRALGANERINLALIGGHNQGKHDVREAIALGAFVKTFCDIDDAVLNETGALIEKAQGAAPAKCKDFKEVLEDKEIDAVMIVTPDHWHAIMAILACQAGKDVYCEKPLSQTIHEGLLMRNAARKFNRIFQTGTQRRSMNHYKSAVEFAASGKLGDICLLKAWMNQVRGSIGNPEDSSVPEGVDYDRWLGPAPQRSFNKNRFHYTWRFFWDYGNSEEGNQGVHMLDICLWYLQKTKGLKKSFPRRVSGQGGIYWLDDAKEVPDTQVLTYDFEDVMLVWELHSFQNHAPMEGIAAGVAFYGTEATLFVDSDNWRAIGKDGKEIASDKASGGSHIRNFFDCIKSRETPNADVEIGRQSALVCQLGNISHRLGRELFFDGETSTFKNDKEANAMLTKEYREPYVLPNI; from the coding sequence ATGCCATCGGAAAATCGTCGATCCTTTCTAAAAAAATCCAGCGCCGCCGCGTTAACTGCGGGCAGTTTCATTAATTGGAATCCGCGGGCGTTAGGCGCCAACGAGAGAATCAATCTGGCGTTAATCGGTGGACACAATCAAGGCAAGCACGACGTCAGAGAAGCGATTGCTCTGGGCGCATTCGTCAAGACGTTCTGCGACATCGACGACGCCGTACTTAACGAAACGGGAGCGTTGATCGAAAAAGCGCAAGGAGCGGCTCCGGCGAAATGCAAGGATTTCAAAGAGGTTTTGGAGGATAAGGAGATCGACGCCGTCATGATCGTAACGCCGGATCATTGGCACGCCATCATGGCGATTCTCGCCTGCCAGGCGGGCAAGGACGTCTATTGCGAAAAACCCCTCAGCCAGACGATTCACGAAGGCCTCTTGATGCGTAACGCAGCGCGTAAGTTCAACCGCATCTTCCAAACTGGCACCCAACGCCGCAGCATGAACCATTACAAATCGGCGGTGGAATTCGCCGCGTCAGGCAAACTGGGCGACATCTGCCTCTTGAAAGCCTGGATGAACCAGGTGCGCGGGAGCATCGGCAATCCGGAAGACTCGTCCGTCCCCGAAGGCGTGGATTACGACCGCTGGCTGGGACCGGCGCCTCAACGTTCATTCAATAAAAACCGTTTTCATTACACATGGCGTTTCTTTTGGGATTACGGCAACAGCGAAGAAGGAAATCAGGGCGTCCACATGCTGGACATCTGTTTATGGTACCTGCAAAAAACGAAAGGTTTGAAGAAAAGCTTTCCCCGCCGCGTTTCCGGCCAAGGAGGAATCTACTGGCTGGACGACGCCAAAGAAGTGCCGGATACGCAAGTCCTGACCTACGATTTCGAAGACGTAATGCTGGTTTGGGAATTGCATAGTTTCCAAAATCATGCGCCGATGGAAGGCATCGCCGCCGGAGTGGCTTTTTATGGAACGGAGGCGACGCTCTTCGTCGACAGCGACAATTGGAGAGCCATCGGCAAAGACGGAAAGGAGATCGCGAGCGATAAAGCCTCCGGCGGATCGCACATCAGAAACTTTTTCGATTGCATCAAAAGCCGCGAGACGCCTAACGCCGATGTGGAGATCGGACGCCAAAGCGCTCTTGTTTGCCAATTGGGAAACATCTCGCAC